A genomic segment from Phragmites australis chromosome 6, lpPhrAust1.1, whole genome shotgun sequence encodes:
- the LOC133920318 gene encoding LOB domain-containing protein 16-like — protein sequence MAGATANGGGAAAAAGATGVGSPCGACKFLRRRCVPECVFAPYFSSDQGAARFAAIHKVFGASNASKLLSHLPVADRCEAVVTITYEAQARLRDPVYGCVAQIFALQQQVAILQAQLMQAKAQLACGVQGSAHSPVSHHQWPDHNSISALLRQDNRADCFPSGALLPELMAGFRDDVGVQHCAKADAGELHYLAQAMMRSPKYSM from the exons ATGGCCGGAGCTACTGCTAACGGAGGAGGCGCGGCCGCCGCTGCTGGTGCGACGGGGGTGGGGTCGCCGTGCGGGGCGTGCAAGTTCCTGCGTCGGCGTTGCGTGCCGGAGTGCGTGTTCGCGCCATACTTCAGCAGCGACCAGGGCGCAGCGCGGTTCGCGGCCATCCACAAGGTGTTCGGCGCCAGCAACGCCTCCAAGCTGCTCTCGCACCTCCCCGTCGCCGACCGCTGCGAGGCCGTCGTCACCATCACCTACGAGGCGCAGGCGAGGCTCCGCGACCCCGTCTACGGGTGCGTCGCGCAGATCTTCGCCCTCCAGCAGCAG GTCGCCATCCTGCAAGCGCAGCTGATGCAGGCCAAGGCGCAGCTGGCGTGCGGCGTCCAGGGCAGCGCGCACTCGCCGGTGAGTCACCACCAGTGGCCGGATCACAACAGCATCAGCGCCCTGCTCCGGCAGGACAACCGCGCCGACTGCTTCCCCAGCGGAGCGCTGTTGCCGGAGCTCATGGCCGGCTTCAGGGACGACGTCGGCGTGCAGCATTGCGCCAAGGCGGACGCCGGGGAGCTCCACTACCTAGCCCAGGCCATGATGAGGAGCCCCAAGTACTCCATGTAG